In Triticum urartu cultivar G1812 chromosome 6, Tu2.1, whole genome shotgun sequence, the following proteins share a genomic window:
- the LOC125517553 gene encoding peroxiredoxin-2E-2, chloroplastic-like, with product MATASLSALSSAAAAAGKRFVISSPSLSFASRRIAAPARLRAAAVPGARRFAASAASASTVVATIAVGDKLPDATLSYFDPADGELKTVTVGELTAGKKVVLFAVPGAFTPTCSQKHLPGFIEKAGELRAKGVDTVACVSVNDAFVMKAWKESLGLGEDVQLLSDGNIELTRALGVEMDLSDKPMGLGVRSRRYALLADDGVVKVLNLEEGGAFTTSSAEEMLKAL from the coding sequence ATGGCCACCGCGTCGCTCTCCGCTCTGTCCtcggcggccgccgccgccggcaaGCGCTTCGTCATCTCCTCCCCGTCGCTCTCCTTCGCCTCCCGCCGCATCGCCGCCCCAGCccgcctccgcgccgccgccgtcccggGGGCGAGGAGATTCGCGGCTTCCGCGGCATCGGCATCCACGGTCGTGGCCACCATTGCGGTCGGCGACAAGCTGCCCGACGCCACGCTCTCCTACTTCGACCCGGCCGACGGCGAGCTCAAGACGGTGACTGTCGGGGAGCTGACTGCAGGGAAGAAGGTCGTGCTCTTCGCGGTCCCGGGCGCCTTCACCCCGACCTGCTCGCAGAAGCACCTGCCAGGGTTCATCGAGAAGGCGGGCGAACTCCGGGCCAAGGGGGTGGACACCGTGGCGTGCGTCTCGGTGAACGACGCCTTCGTGATGAAGGCGTGGAAGGAGAGCCTCGGCCTCGGCGAAGACGTGCAGCTGCTGTCGGACGGCAACATCGAGCTCACCCGCGCGCTCGGCGTGGAGATGGACCTCTCTGACAAGCCCATGGGGCTCGGCGTGCGGTCCCGCCGCTACGCGCTCCTGGCAGACGACGGCGTCGTCAAGGTGCTCAACCTGGAGGAGGGCGGCGCCTTCACCACCAGCAGCGCCGAGGAGATGCTCAAGGCGCTCTGA